One Triticum dicoccoides isolate Atlit2015 ecotype Zavitan chromosome 5B, WEW_v2.0, whole genome shotgun sequence genomic window carries:
- the LOC119307917 gene encoding uncharacterized protein LOC119307917, translating into MEASRFGFGRDMAAAFKFDPTDADIVASYLLPRAVGLDKPHGHGRAVIDDDPMSLPPWDLMEKHNHGTSDQAFFFGPPRNGGRVKRVVKGGGMWQGQNGRVGTVTLFCDGAGEVDISYRRYDLTYKRAGNKDPSGWVMSEYQITSPPLLSTVLTRIGLTVAAGEQRKRQPADQEAFAQQGPDKVLAVAAAAAAAEHQRVSPPPLKSGPDAQADDGALYHDDTSVTGVEENGGHYTVPLLLNGQEYYKDKSRVKRKRRRYGA; encoded by the exons ATGGAAGCCTCGCGGTTCGGCTTCGGCCGCGACATGGCGGCGGCGTTCAAGTTCGACCCCACCGACGCCGACATCGTCGCCTCCTACCTCCTCCCCCGCGCGGTCGGCCTCGACAAGCCCCACGGCCACGGGCGCGCCGTCATCGACGACGACCCCATGAGCCTCCCGCCGTGGGACCTCATGGAGAAGCACAACCACGGGACCAGCGACCAGGCCTTCTTCTTCGGGCCTCCCAGGAACGGGGGCCGCGTCAAGCGCGTCGTCAAGGGCGGCGGCATGTGGCAAGGGCAGAATGGCAGGGTCGGGACCGTCACCCTGTTCTGCGATGGCGCCGGCGAGGTGGACATCAGCTACAGGAGGTACGACCTCACCTACAAGCGCGCGGGGAACAAGGACCCCAGCGGCTGGGTCATGAGCGAGTACCAGATCACCTCGCCTCCGCTCTTGAGCACGGTGCTCACCCGCATCGGATTGACCGTCGCCGCCGGGGAGCAGAGGAAGCGACAGCCGGCCGACCAGGAG gcGTTTGCTCAGCAGGGCCCTGACAAGGTGCTGGCCGTcgcagccgctgccgccgccgccgaacatCAACGGGTGTCACCACCGCCATTGAAGTCAGGCCCTGACGCGCAAGCTGACGATGGTGCTCTCTACCATGACGATACTAGCGTCACCGGCGTGGAGGAGAACGGTGGGCACTACACTGTTCCGCTTCTGCTCAACGGCCAAGAGTACTACAAGGACAAGAGCCGCGTCAAACGCAAACGGCGGCGATATGGGGCATGA